CGCCGGGGCGCGAATGGCGCCACCATGCCGCGTTGACCCTGCCGCGCGTGAAATTATCCTTCTGGATACCGCAAAGCGCAGCAGCGAGTCTGACCATTTCCCGCGTATTGCCGTCGAAATCGATCTCCTCTTCGACGTAGCGCGCCGCGATTTTGCCGAAGGTGGGGCGAATCAGCGCCCACAAAGCGCCCGGCGTGCGCAGGGTGATGCTCATTCTGGACGGCTGCGGCGCTGCGATTGACGCGCCGTTCCACAGATTCACGCTGATGGGCAGATCGAGCCTACGCAGCCGTTGCTCGAGCGATTGCAGGATGGGACTTAGCAGCATGACGTGAGCATGATGAATGGTGCGGCTGATTTATTATTCGATCCGACTCTGATCGTTCCGTCAGTACGGTCCGGACATCTGCTACAAGCCTCTTGAAGGGCTTAAGACTAATTCAGATGAACTTGGGCATCGGGGAATCGAAAACGTTTCCGCGGAAATGCCTCGATTTCCGTCCGCTTGAATCGCGCGCTGACGAGGCGAGTTTGCCGCGTCGGCTACGCTCCCTCGCAATGACAACCCAATAGCGTGTCATTGCGAGCGCATTGCGAAAGGCAACACAGGCTGTCATAGCAACCGGCCTTTAGCCTCGGGCTTGAACCGGGGAAGCAATCTGATTTTGTTGTTCTCGAATCAGGCGAAGGTAGAACGTAAACGCCGGCGGCGTTCGTGAGCGTTGTGCAGATTGTTGTGCAGATAGCGCGACAGCTCATTCAACGCCTGCTGGTAGACGCTGCGTTTGAACTCGATCACCGAATCGAGCGGCACCCAGTATTCATGCCAACGCCAGGCATCGAATTCCGGATGCGCACACGCGCGCAAACTAACGTCGCAATCGCGGCCCACCAGCCGCAGCAAATACCAGATCTGCTTTTGCCCGCGGTAGCTGCCGCGCCATTCGCGGCGCACCCAGTGGTCCGGCACGTCGTAGCGCAGCCAGTCGCGGGTGCGGCCCAGTATCTTGACGTGCTCAGGCTGCAACCCGACTTCTTCCGTCAGCTCGCGGAACATCGCCTGCTCGGGCGTTTCGCCGTATTTGATGCCGCCCTGCGGAAACTGCCACGAATGCTGCTTGATGCGCTTGCCCCAGAAAACCTCGTTCTTCGTGTTGCAGAGAATGATGCCTACATTGGGGCGATAACCGTCTCGATCGATCATGCCAATCACCCAAACTTTCACAATTGGATGAATTTTTCCATATATTTCAGAAATATGGAAGCTTGCTTAGCGTGGTTTGGGCAAGATCGGCAATGGCTGCGACCGCTTTTGCAACAGTTCTGCCACACATTGGAATGGTGTTTTCGCAAACATCCGCGGCGGCGGAATTGGCCCGGCGCGCGGCGAGCAGCCGGGCGCTTGCACCAGTCTGGTCATTCTTGCGGAAGCAAAATCCGGCATGCGCAACCAGCGGCCAGGCACTTGCTAGAATGGCGGCTTTTGGCAGGACATCCCTATGCGCGCCTCGCAGTTTTTCATCTCGACGTTAAAAGAAGCACCGGCCGAGGCGGAGCTGGTCAGCCACAAACTGATGCTGCGCGCCGGCCTGATCAAGCGACTCGCGTCGGGGCTTTACACCTGGATGCCGCTCGGACTGCGCGTGCTGCGCAAAATCGAAGCGATCGTGCGTGAGGAGATGAACCGCAGCGGCGCCATCGAACTCCTGATGCCGGCCGTGCAGCCGGCCGAGCTTTGGCAGGAATCCGGGCGCTGGGATTTTTACGGTCCGGAGTTGCTGCGCATTCGCGATCGTCATGAGCGGAACTATTGCTTCGGGCCGACTCACGAGGAAGTGATCACTGACATCGTGCGCCGCGAAATCAAAAGCTATCGGCAATTACCGCTCAATCTTTATCAGATCCAGACCAAGTTTCGCGACGAAATCCGGCCGCGCTTCGGCGTCATGCGCGCGCGCGAATTCTTGATGAAGGACGCCTATTCGTTCCACACCGACAAGGCGAGCCTCGATCAAACCTACCAGGCGATGTACGACGCCTACACGCGCATTTTCTCGCGGCTCGGCCTCAAATTCCGCGCTGTCGCCGCCGATACCGGCGCGATTGGCGGCACTGGCTCGCACGAATTTCACGTGCTCGCCGAATCGGGCGAGGACGCGATCGCATTTTGTCCCGATTCGGATTACGCGGCCAACCTTGAACTGGCGGAAGCGCCGCTGCCGGAAGGCGAACGTACGGCT
The window above is part of the Burkholderiales bacterium genome. Proteins encoded here:
- a CDS encoding class I SAM-dependent methyltransferase, producing MLLSPILQSLEQRLRRLDLPISVNLWNGASIAAPQPSRMSITLRTPGALWALIRPTFGKIAARYVEEEIDFDGNTREMVRLAAALCGIQKDNFTRGRVNAAWWRHSRPGDREAIQYHYDVADEFYALWLDRQRVYSCAYFRHPDDSLDQAQAQKLAHICNKLNLRAGERFLDIGCGWGAL
- a CDS encoding RNA pyrophosphohydrolase, whose protein sequence is MIDRDGYRPNVGIILCNTKNEVFWGKRIKQHSWQFPQGGIKYGETPEQAMFRELTEEVGLQPEHVKILGRTRDWLRYDVPDHWVRREWRGSYRGQKQIWYLLRLVGRDCDVSLRACAHPEFDAWRWHEYWVPLDSVIEFKRSVYQQALNELSRYLHNNLHNAHERRRRLRSTFA